The following is a genomic window from Anaerolineales bacterium.
TATTTGGCAAAAATGTCCTTGGAAATATACTCATGTAACTTCATGAATGAGGTGTGCTCCTTACAAAGGGAGGCTGGGATGGTGAACGGCGGGATTATACCACCGGCGCAGGGCCTGATTTTGAAGGGTCAGGACGCATATGCGTGTTCAGTTTGGTCATACCTATTTTCATAGGCCGGAGGGTATAAATACGCGCTAGGAATAGACAATAATGACCATCGGCGAATTGTTTAGCTATATTGGTTCGAAGACTGTCAGCGGCCAGTATCTGGTGGAGCAGGCTTTGGGACAGCCTGGGGTGATCAACTCCCTGGTGGAGGGTCTGTTTGCCCAGGATGTGCGCGTGCAGTATGAGTGCTCCGGCCTCTTGGGCCTGATCAGCCTGGCCGCGCCGGCCAAGCTGTATCCGCATTTCAATTCCCTGCGGGACGTAGTGGCTGGCCCTGACAAAGTGCTGGGCGCGGATGCGCGCCGCATTCTGAACCATGTCTCCCGCGTCGATACGCAGGGCAAATTCACGACTATCTTGTAATTATTCGATCGTAAAGCGTTGCAGGCTGTGGGTTTGGCTGTCGCTTAGCCACAGCCCGTTTTGGCTTACGGCCACGCCCTGCGCCACGCTGATCAGCGCGGCGCTTTGGTCGTACCCGCCGATGTAGTGCAGCAGATTGCCCTGATTGTCGAAGACCAGAATGCGGCCGGCCTCCGGATCGCTGGCATACACGCGGCCTGCTTCATCCACAGCCAGGTAGGGCTTGTTGTTCAACGATTGCCCATACCAGCCATTGATATCCCAACTGGTGTCCACGCTCAGCGTGCCGGCAGCGTAGTGCAGCACTTGGATGCGTTGGTTCCAGGTGTCCGCCACGTACAGCTCTCCCGTGTAGATGTTGAGGGCTAAGCCGACAGGCTCCTCAAACTGGCCCAACTCGTAGCCTGAGCCGCCGATCTGGTTGATGTATTCGCCTTCGGGACTGTAGACCACCAAGCGTTTGTTGCCCGTGTCGGTGACAATCACGTTGCCGTCCGCACCCACGGCGATGTCACGCGGGCCGTAGAGGGCCAGGCCGTCGGTGCTGTTGCCGAAGCCGCCCCAGCTGGTGATGTACTCACCTTCGGTGGTGAACTTTTGAATGCGATGGTTCCAGGTGTCGGCCACGTAGATGTAGTTGCCATCCGGTGAGACGGCCACGCCCCAGGGCTCTGAGAAAGTGCCGGGCTGCGGGTTGCTGGGGTCGCTGAAGCTGCCCCAGCTGTTGAGCACCTGGCCTTCGGCGCTGAGGTGCTGGATGCGGCTGTTGAGCGAATCGGCCACGAACAGGCTGCCGTCCGGCGCGGCGGCAATGCCGCGCGGGCTGTTGAACTGGCCGGGTTCAGCGCCCAGGCTGCCGAGCATGAAATCGGCGACCAGCGCCAGGCCTTTGTCGGCGTAGGGATCTGGTTCCAGGGCCACCGGGGCCACGCCATAATCCCAAATTTGGGCGGCGATGTCTTTGCGCACATACATGCGCATCGAACGGGCCGGGTCCCAGGTGGCAGGGCTGTACTCACGCCCTTTGAGGGCAAAGTACTGCGTAAAATCTCGGTCGATCCAGATCGCCCAGAGCGCTTCGCGCTCTTCGGGCGTATCTATGGCGCCCCACAGGCGCACCAGCACGCGACCCCAATAGTCCAGCGTGCTCATTTCCGTGGCGGGCCGCCCAGTTTCGCCGGTGAAGGCGAAACCGATGCTGTTGACGGTGAAGTCGAAATAGTCCTGGTTGGGCCACCAAATGCGCATGAACTCGAACGGATAATAGTCCTGGCGCACGATGGGTTCGATCTTGCCGTAGTTGGTGTCACCCACGATGATCACCGGCGATTCGCGCAGGGTCATGCCTGGGTTGGTATCGTAATAGACCTTGCGGGGGTAGTTGCGCAAATACCACCACAGCGGATAGTTGCTTTCGTTGTCATAGGCCACGCGGATGTCCAGGCTGTCGTGCAGGCGCAGCGAAAGGTCTTCCAGCTGTGCCATCATCAGCTTGGGGCCGGGCGCCATGTGGGCATAGACCAGGTATTCTGTGGCCATGTCGTAGTTAATGTAGTTGGCGCGGAAAGCGGTGCGGGCGGTGAGCAAGGCCAAGCCGGCAAAGACCAGCAGCACCAGTTGGCGGCCCCATTGGGGCCGTGGCCCGTTTTGCCCGGCGTGCAGGCGATAGAGGGCGAACAGGCTGCCTGCCAAGACGATCAGGATGGAGACGAAGCGGGCTGTATCTTGCAGTTGGACTTGCTGCATGCCGCGCAAGGGCGGGTTGGCACCCAGCAACTGGGCCAGCAGGCCGAAGCCGGCCAGCAGCGCCACTGCGCTGGTCAGCAGAGTCCACAGGCCGCGCGGGCTGAAGGCCCGCGCCCAGTCCACACGCTGGGCTAGCCAGCCCAACGCCCAGCCGGTCAGCAGGATCATGGGCAGGGTGATGTGCACGGTGAGCCAGGGCATCTTTTCGCCGGCGATGGTGTAGGCTGCCAGGGCAGTCACGGCCCAATAGGCCAGCAAAGTCAGCGCCAGGCGGCGGCTGTGGGCCGGACGCAGGCGGCCGGCAGGCGTGGGCGGCGGGTCTGCAGGCCGGCGCAGGAAGAGGCGCAGACCCAGCCCGGCCGCCAGGAGGGTGCCGAGGGCGGGCAGATATTCGTAGATCGGGATTTGCAGACCCCAGTAATAGTAGGGGGGCTGGCTGCCGCGCTGTACGGCCTGCTGTTCGATCCAGTAGCCCAGCGAGCCTACCAAGCCGGTAAAGAAACCCAGCGAATTGGTGAAGACCGTGGTGAACAGTGGAATGAAGATGGCGAAGAAAATGCCCATATTGATCAGCCACTGGCGCGGATTCCAGAAGAGCCCAAGAGCAGCAGAGAGCAGAAAGCAGGCCAGGGTGACCACCAACAGCAAGCCAAGCTGCGGCAGGTCAGGCGAGCTGGACAGCGCGGTCAGGTCCAGCGACATGACCATGCTCTTGAACATGCTGTAGCTCACTGAGGGAGCCAAGAGCTCCAGCGGGAAGGCGGCCAACTGCGGCAGCATCAATGCCAGCATCATGGCCATCAGGCCAAAGCTGCGCTCCTGGCGCAGGTTTTGGGCGCCGTAGCCGCGCACCAGGAAGGCCAGGCCGGCGACGATGGCCAACAGGCCCGCGGTGCCCAGCACCAGGGCGTAAGGCGAGAGGGTGTGGCCCGTGGCGGCGGTGACCCCTTCGCTGGGTACGGCCGGCTCCAGCGTCTCGGCACCGGTCAGCATGCCGGCGCCTTCTCCGCTGATCTGTGCACCAGCGGCCAGCAACAACAGCGAGGCGCACAGCAGCAAGGCGATAAAAAATACCCTCTTGTCGTTTTCCCGGCCCCAGTTCGCCCTCCACATACGCGCCAGGAAGAGCAGGCCGAGGAAGACCAGCGCTTGCGCGGCGTAGATGAAGCCGGTTTCTTTGCTGGCCAGGTGCAGCGTTAATGATGCCGTGATGATGTACAAGTATTTGTTCTCGCC
Proteins encoded in this region:
- a CDS encoding TIGR03663 family protein, yielding MPKKASSAPASWLDKPLLANFKFNWEIALIAVLVLLGLITRLYILGERVMSHDETTHVLFSWNLFKGLGYSHDPLSHGPFQFHILALTYFLFGDTDFTARLPHALFGVATIFFTWWAFRRYLGRAGALLAAFLMLISPYILYYSRYARNEIFVALFGLVMLWGILRYLDRGENKYLYIITASLTLHLASKETGFIYAAQALVFLGLLFLARMWRANWGRENDKRVFFIALLLCASLLLLAAGAQISGEGAGMLTGAETLEPAVPSEGVTAATGHTLSPYALVLGTAGLLAIVAGLAFLVRGYGAQNLRQERSFGLMAMMLALMLPQLAAFPLELLAPSVSYSMFKSMVMSLDLTALSSSPDLPQLGLLLVVTLACFLLSAALGLFWNPRQWLINMGIFFAIFIPLFTTVFTNSLGFFTGLVGSLGYWIEQQAVQRGSQPPYYYWGLQIPIYEYLPALGTLLAAGLGLRLFLRRPADPPPTPAGRLRPAHSRRLALTLLAYWAVTALAAYTIAGEKMPWLTVHITLPMILLTGWALGWLAQRVDWARAFSPRGLWTLLTSAVALLAGFGLLAQLLGANPPLRGMQQVQLQDTARFVSILIVLAGSLFALYRLHAGQNGPRPQWGRQLVLLVFAGLALLTARTAFRANYINYDMATEYLVYAHMAPGPKLMMAQLEDLSLRLHDSLDIRVAYDNESNYPLWWYLRNYPRKVYYDTNPGMTLRESPVIIVGDTNYGKIEPIVRQDYYPFEFMRIWWPNQDYFDFTVNSIGFAFTGETGRPATEMSTLDYWGRVLVRLWGAIDTPEEREALWAIWIDRDFTQYFALKGREYSPATWDPARSMRMYVRKDIAAQIWDYGVAPVALEPDPYADKGLALVADFMLGSLGAEPGQFNSPRGIAAAPDGSLFVADSLNSRIQHLSAEGQVLNSWGSFSDPSNPQPGTFSEPWGVAVSPDGNYIYVADTWNHRIQKFTTEGEYITSWGGFGNSTDGLALYGPRDIAVGADGNVIVTDTGNKRLVVYSPEGEYINQIGGSGYELGQFEEPVGLALNIYTGELYVADTWNQRIQVLHYAAGTLSVDTSWDINGWYGQSLNNKPYLAVDEAGRVYASDPEAGRILVFDNQGNLLHYIGGYDQSAALISVAQGVAVSQNGLWLSDSQTHSLQRFTIE